Genomic window (Patescibacteria group bacterium):
GGTTTTTTTATAAACATTAATATATTATTATGAATGACAAAGCCGAAACTAAATGCTTAAACGAATAAAAAGATTTAATAAGTTATTTATCGCGATCTTAAATTTTTTGCCATTCTATGTAACCATCCCTGTCCACATATTCAACAGTCCCTTCTGGTTCGTGACCAATTGCCTTATATCTTTGTCCTTTAATGACAACCTCTGCCTCGCCACTGTATGATGAAACAACACCCCATCTGATCGTATTATAACTCTTATTTTCTATACCACATTCAAGAGCAAGCATTTCAAGTTCATCAGAAGTAAACTGGTTAAATCCTTGACTCAAAGTCTTTTCAGCCAAGTCTACTCTTCGATTTAAAGAGTTAAGTTGTTGTGTTGACATTCTAAATAATGATTCTTGTTCTGGAGATAACGACTCACTTTTTCTAGTAGTAGATGGTATTTCTTGAGGTATAAATTCTATGTAACCATCCCTGTCCACATATTCAGCAGTTCCTTCTGGTCCATGACCCACTGCTTTGTATTTTCTACCATTTATTTCAACTTGAGCCTCACCACTATATTTTGAAATTCTTCCCTCTCTATCTGTATCGTAAGATTTATCTTGTACTCCGCCTTCTGATGCCATTTTATAAACATCTCGTAATGCTACTGAATCCATATCAGTTTTAAGCGCTGTTTGTGCATTGTCCATTTGTATTCTAATAATTTCAACCTGTTTCATGGTCTGCTTGAAAATCTCTCTGCCTTCAAAGGCGAGTACTTTTAATCCAGACTCTTTGGCCTCCCTGCGCTTTTGTAATGACATGTCGCCTTTAAGTTTTTCTGGCATAATTTTTATCTTTCTTTATATGACATAAAGTCAATTTCGGAAAAATTAAATTAAATTATTATTAATACTTATTAATTAAACTAATCGTTTTTTAAAGAAAGCATTGCCCGAACCGGTTTTTAAATATTTTTCGAATTGATAGGCCTTCTCTTTCTCTGGAAAAGCACAATAAAAAACTAATTTATATGGTTTTCTTGATGAAGTATAAATAACTCGTCCATTGTTATGTTCTTTAATTCTTTGTTTAAGGTCTTCTGTTGAACCAGCGTAATATGTTTTATCTTTCTGGCTTTGAAGGATATAAGTATAATACATCAAAGATATTTGCCCTCCTACGCTTCACCAAAGCTTCGGAGGACATCCTTCGTTTCTATTTAATATTGTCATTAGAATGGCAAGGATGGCTTGCCATCCGAAGCTCCGATAGAATGACAAGGATGGCTTGCCATCCGAAGCTCCGATTTATCGGAGCGAAGGATGGAGACGGGGAGAATTGAACTCCCGTCTCGAAGGCTCTTTAAAATAATTCGACAAGCTTGGTCTGTTTATTTTCTCGGTTATTTAGATAAAAAGCAGACAAAAATCAGAATAACCTGACCCAATTTCATTTCAGTGTTTTGCATTGGGAATCAAGACACCTATCTCAAATGCCTTTCGGCACTATAACACTTCAATCGCCTATTGAGAATCTCAATTAAAGTGGCTGCGACTTAATAAATTAAGCTGTAGCGAAAGCAAAATTTGTTTTTGCGTTTGTTTTTTTCAGATTTTAACGAGATGCTGAAGTCCTCGGCTTGCTTATTTTAAAAAGATCTTCGATCGAAACCTATCGTCCCCCAATCTTCCTTCCTAATTCTCTTTCAATATCTCTCTTCTTAATTGATTCTCTTTTATCAATCTTCCTTTTCCCTTTTGCTACCCCGAATTCCAACTTTATCTTACTTTTCCTAGTATACAGCCGAATTGGAATTAATGTCAACCCTTTTACCTTTAATTTGCCGATCAGAGAACTAATTTCTGATTTTCTCAATAAAAGTTTTCTCGGCCTGAGCTGGTTATAATCATCTGGCGTATTGGCTGGCTGGTACGGCGGAATCAGAGCATTGGTTAAATACATTTCTCCGCCCTTTGTGGTTACAAAAGAACCTTGTAAACTAACTCGGCCGGTTTTAATTGCCTTAGCTTCAAAGCCAAAAAGCACTAAACCGGCCTCAAGGGTCTCCAATATCTCATAATCATAACTATATCTTCTGTTTTCCGCTAAGGCCTTCATTTTTTCTTGTTGGCGCCTCCTTTTCAGTTGCCTCATCGTGCCATTCGTCTATTTTTCTCTCAACTACTTCGTCAACGGTTTCAATAATTTTTTTAATCTTATCCTGAACTCGGTCATCAGTGGCTAATTTTTGGAAAATCTGATGGATGGCGATTTTTTTTCTTCGTTTTCTTAAAGTCAAAATATAAACTCCGATAATTATGAGCAGAATCGGCCAATATGCCCAAACAGCTGCGCTGATTATTCCTGTATTGATTAAAAGAAGCACAACCCCAACCACAATTAAAAGACCTGCCCAAAATCCTAAACAACAAAATGAATAAAACATAAAATTATAAATTTCTAATTAACGACCTTTCCTATCTTTAATATAACATAAATTCAAAATATAAAAAAGTGCGGGATGTCTCCATTGAGAGACATCCCGCCAAGAATTCAAGAATTCCAGAGTTACTGCTGGAGAAAACCAGACGCCGAACCATAGCGGGCATTAGTGAGGCCCACCCAACGCGTGCCGAACAAGACCCCGCCAACGCGGAAGCGGAAGCACGGCGCGTCGTGGAAATCGCCAGCAGCATCAGGCGCATACTCGTTGCCAGCGCAGTCGATCCATAGGTCGTCATAAGAGACGAACCGTTCAGGATGTGTCAGAAGCATGCAACCTGCCTTGAATGCGCCGAGTCCGAACTCGTTGGCCATAAAGACCTCGTGAGTCCGACGAACGGAGCGACCCCGATGGCGAAAACCGAACTGAGCGGCGACGACCAGAATGTCGAAGCCCGTCTGTTGGTCACCCAACATCTGGAGCTTCTTGGCCGTGCGCTCGTGCTGGCGGAGATACGTCTCTCCGATTTCGCCTCCGCGGTAGTTGTAGAAGTTGCCCTTGCGCTGCCTCTTGATCAGGTCGAGCACCTTCTGAACCGCCTCGTTGTAGGTCTTGGCAACCGACTGCCAACGCGGGATGGCGAACCATCCTTCGGCGCCATCGGGGAGCTCAGACAAGCTCTTGGCGAACTCGAGGGTCTGACTCGGGTTGAGATTGAAAATCTTGGCGATTGCCTTGATCTGATCCGCGATCGGCTTTGGCCCCTTGTACTCCTTCGGGTACGTGCGGTTGGAACAAACTTCCTCGTCGGCGAACTGGTTGGACGCGGACAGCTCAGTGATGAGCTTCGCGATCCCGTCCTGCAGTTCACCACCGCGCTCGTTGAGTCGCTGTGCGCGCGCATCGTCGAGCTTGGACTTGTTGTAGACGGCCTCGAAGAGACCGACTGCGTGGAGACCTTTCGGGTCTCGGCTGGTGATCAATGTTTTTAACATCGTCATCCTCCTTTTTTCCGCTTGGGTTTAATTTAGGATTACTCCTATCCAGCGGAATATATGAATAAAAATCCTTGTTTATTTGTATTTTAGGGTACTATCTACAACATAGCACTTATCTTTCTTTGTGTCAAGCCAGAAATATTATTTCAACATCTCCAACATTTTCTCTACTGGCCAGGCATTGATAACGTCTTTTTTCTCCAGCCATCCCCTGCGCGCTTGGGCAATGCCTAATTCCAAATACTGAAAATGCGAAATATTGTGCGCATCAGAATCAATCGCAATCTTCACTCCGGCATTTTTCGCTATCCTCGCATATTCATCTTTTAAATCCAATCTATTATAATAAGCATCAATTTCTAAAACTGTTTTTGTTTCTTTTGCTGCGCGAATAATTTTTCCAATATCCATTTCACGCGGTGGCCTTATGCCTATCAATCGGCCAGTGGGATGGAAAATTATATCTACGTTCGGGTTTTTCATTACTTTAATATATATTTCAGTCATTTGTTCTTTGGTCATCTTAGCGTGAGTATGGATTGCTGCGCCAACAACATCAAGTTTTTCCAGAATTTCATCTCGCATAAATAATTTCCCATTATTTAAAATTTCTACTTCTCCGCCTTTTAATATCCTGAATTTAATCCCACGTTTTTTATAATTTGCATTAAGCTTGTCTATTTCTTCCCATTGCTTTAATAAATCCTTCTCGTTAATCAGATTACCAAGCGTCCCGCGCAGATGGTCTGTAATCGCGATATACTCCAATCCCATTGCCATTGCCTTTTTTGCCATTTCTTCAATCGTATTTTGCCCATCGCTCCATTTAGAGTGCATTTGCAAATCGCCTTTGAGGTCTTGGTAACCGATTAATTTGGGCAGTTTATTTTGTTGACTGGCTTCAATTTCACCAGCATTCTCTCTTAATTCCGGCGGAATCCATTGCAGTCCCAGAGTTTCATAGACCTCTTCTTCCTTGGAAAACCCGTATTCATTTAATTTTAATCCTTTTTTAATAGCAATTTTTCTTAATTCAATATTATGATTCTTGCTTCCGGTAAAATATTGGGCTGCAGCGCCAAAGCTTTCTTCTGCAACTACTCTTAAATCAAAATTTATGTGATTCCTCAATTTTACGGATGATTTTGTATTACCATGGCTGTAAATATGCGCCACTTCCGGCATATTAATAAAGTAATTTATCACGTCCTTTGCGATTTTATCCGATGATACTGCTACCAATATATCTGCGTCGCCGACATCTTCTTTCATTCTTCTTATTGAACCACACAATAATACTTTTTTGACTCCGGACAGTTTTTCAATCCTTTCTTCTATTTTTCTTAAATCATATAAAACATAACCCAAAGGAAATCTGCTATTAGAGTTTTTCAAAAATCGGATGGACATTGACATATTTTCCTCGCTTTTCTGGCCGAATCCTTCAATTTTCCTGATTTTTTTGTCTTTTATTGCTTTTTCCAAATCTTTTATATCTCTAATATTCAATTCTTTGTATAATTTTAATACGCTCTTCGGACCAATGCCTTGAACTGCGGTTAATTCTTCAAGATTGACTGGAATCTTTTTTTTCAGTGTTTCATATTCTTTTATTTTTCCGGTTTTTATGTATTCCTCGATTTTTTGGGCAATGCCGAATCCCACAGCCGGAATATTCTCCAGCGCCTTTATCCCGCCTGCCTTATAAATATCAAAAACACTTTCATCAAGTGCTTCAATACTCGTTGCCGCCTTTTCATAGGCGCGCGGCTTAAAAGAAATATCATCCATTGCCAGATATTCGGAAATATTATTTAAGATGTGAGCTATATCCCTGTTAATCATTTTCGATTACTTCATTCAACTCTTTAATAAACTCATCAACATCAATGCCGTGAACTTTTGCTCCGGACTCAATATCCTCATAATTCGCTGCTGCGCAACCTAAGCAATGGAATCCATGTTTCATAAAAATAGCAATTATTTTTGGATGCTTCTGCAACGCCTCGTCAATTTTCATTTCTTTGGTTATTTCCACTTAATTAATATTTTTATCTTTACGATGAAATGATTTTGTTATTATTTCTCCGATCTTGCTTAAAAAAGGCGATTTGTGATTTTCCAAATCCTTTACAAATTGGGTTCTGGCAAGATATCTCATCCAGGCGATAAAGGAAAACGAAACCAGAATTATCAAGATAATTATAACAACAATCAGGCCAAATGTAATGCCTGTGGTAACTCTACTTAATGATTGAAGTCCGACTCCAAAGCCATAGCCCAAGCTAACCATTATTAGAACCCAGACAATTGTTGCAATAAAACTCGCGCTTAAAAACTTTTTCAAATTCATTTTTAGGCTTCCGGCAATCATAAATGTAAACATACTTATGCCATAAGTAATTCTGGTTAAAAAAATAGTTTTAGTGCTATGTTTTTGGAAATACAATTCCAATTTATCTATTACCTTGCTGCCGAATTTCCTGCGCTTCATAAATTTCTCAACAATTACATTTCCGCCAATACGTCCGATCAAATACCAGCCGATTCCATTAAGAAAATATCCGCCGATCAGGACCGCTGCCAATGCCCAAAAATCAAAAAAGCCGAGCCGGAAAAGCACGCCACTCAAAATCATGATAAAATTGCCTTCAAGTATGGCGCCTAATAAGGCAAAGATATAACGATGTTCGTATAAAAGCCTTAATACTGAATTATTGATTACTTCTATATCCATAACTTGTCCCGCAGCTGCGGGATTAAAATAAAACTTCTTGCCCTCCATTGGTCTTCGGCCTCTGTTCTGTTTCGCCGAAAACGCTGATTTTACCGAATTCCCCGTCATATCCCGGCTGGATTGAAATTTTCCCCTGCCTGACTTTTTCTATGCCTTCGGCAATTTCCGGAGAACTTGCTCCTGTGAGTTCTCCTTTTCTCACGTTAAGCAAAATATTAAATTCATTGCCAAAAACCCTAATCAAATTTTTATAATGCGCTTCCACGCCTTTAGTGCCGACTCCCAAACCTATAACATCAGCGATTATTTCTTCCAAAGGAATTAATTTTTGAAAAGGGATCGCATTTGCCGGTTTCGTGTCGTCTTTCCTGTCGGCTAATTGGCAAACTCTATTCATTACGCCAATAGTCATCATTTTTCCGCAAACCGGGCAGAGATTATTGTATTTCAGCGATTCTTCAGGAGAAAGCACAACTCCGCAATCCCGATGCCCATCCCAATGGTATTTCCCTTCTTCGGGAAAAAATTCAAGAGTTCTGACAAGTTTCAATTCGTCGGACTTTCTTTTTATTGCCTCAGTAATTAAATTATAGCTTATTTTCTCTCCTTCGAAAATATTCGCCTCGCGGCCGATTTTATGTGGTGAATGCGCATCGGAATTGGAAATTAAAGTGATATTATCCAATTTTGACCAGCGCCAATTCATTTCCGGGTCACTGGACAAACCAGTTTCAATCGCATAAATATATTTAGAATACTCCTCAAAACACTCTTCAATTGAATCAAATCCCGAAAAATGACCAAAAATAGAAAACCAGGGAGTCCAGGCATGAGCCGGAATTACCATGCAATCCGGAGAAATACCTAAAACAATTTTTGCCAGTTCTTTCGCATCCAAACCCAGAATCGGCCTCCCGTCTGATTTCAAATTTCCAATCCAGCCCAAATGAGTATTGATTTTTTCTACAACTTCAAATGACGGAGCAAAAATAATATTATGAATTTTTCTGGTTTTGCCGTTTTTTGAATAAATGCTGGAAATTTCCGTGGTCAAAATAAATCTGGTCTCATTATGATTATTGCCATTATGATTATTGCCGTTTGAAGGTTTTAATTTGAAAAGCCCATCCTCTGCAGGTATTAATCTTTCTTTTAATCCCCTGAACCACAAAGGATGGGTAAAATCGCCGGTTCCTAAAACATCAACGCCTTTTATTTTCGCCCATTTGCCGAAATTATCAATATCAGCCTGTTTTGAGGTTGCTCTGGAATATTTTGAATGTGTATGAAAATCACAAATATACTGCATATTATTCTTTTTGCGTTAATGCCAGCGCCAGCCAGAACATAATCCCGCCGGACTGCAAAGTCCAAAAATAATGGTCAAGCAAGGCAAGAATTAAAAAACTTATAGTAAGTAATAAAAAAGCTGACTTCTTTTTAATTTCATCCAATAAAACTATCGCCACAAATCCCAAAAACGCTAATACTCCCAAAATCCCAATCTCCGATGCGATTAATAAATAAATATTATGCACTGGCTGATATATCCAACTCGGAACGAGTTGTCCCGAGTCTTGTCGAGGGACATCAATCATTTTGCTCGCAGCTCTTAGATATGCTGAATAATTCTGCGAGTAATTTACAAAATTTCCAACACCGATTCCAAGAATCGGCTTTTCTTTTATCATTTCAATCGCCATTTTATTGTAAAAAATCCTTAAATCAACTGCCTGTTCTCCTAAGGATATGGTAAAAAATCTGGCCTTGATACAAGGAAAGAGGATCATTACTGCCAAAAGGCATGAGACAATAAATAATAAAAATAATTTTATCAGTTTTTTCCCGTCTATTAATCTTTGTTCTGTATGTTCCAATTTTCTTAATTTAAAAAATTCAAAAAGGAAAAATATCAGACTCATCACTCCAAAAACCACAATCGCTGTGCGGGAAAAAGTTAAAAACATTGCAAAAACTAGAACTGCGAAACCAATACATCTTAAAATATTTATTGGTTTTTTCTGCCATATTGCGTAGAACGCGAAAATTGTCATTAGTAAAAAACCTGCCAGAACATTCGGATGCGAAAAACTTCCATAACTGCGCAAAATTCTGTCCCCATTTAAAATAAAATTCGCCACTCCCGGCGAATCAGGCGAAAAAACTCCTGCTTCAATAAATTTTATATTAATGCTTCCTTGCTTGATAAACTGCGTAATTGCCAAAATTCCCTGTAAAATACCGGAATAAAATAAAATATGAAGAATTTTTGCTTCTTTTTTATGAAAAATATAAATAAACAAGATTGCGAACTCCAATAATTTCAGAAATCTGAATGCGCTGATTTTTGTCCCCGAGCTGACAAACACCGAAATAAAAGCAATTAATAAAAATAAAAACAAAAAAATATTTTTTTTGTTTTTGATGGCTAATTTATGGCTCGGAATTTTATTATTGATAATCCAAAGCACTAAGACCGCAAGAAATATCAGGTCGCCCAGATAAATAAAGATAGAATTCCATTCCCCGTTATTATTCAGGAAAATTCTTATCTGAAAAGGAATTAAAAAAAGAAAAAGGTAGAATAAAAGTTTTTCAATCTTCAACAACATATTTTTATTCTACCACAATAAAATTATGGGGTATAACTAATCTCCTTTATATCCACACTCGCGCTGCCAACCAGTTCAATCGGCGGAACGCCAGTGCCATAATACATAAATACCCCAGTATGAAATTTTACAAAATAATTTCGAGCGAGGCGCTTCGCCCATAAAGGTTGGGGTCTATTCAACCCACGCACCTCGTAAAAGGTTACATGATTTTGCTAATGTAAAGTTTAGAAACCATCTCATGGTAAAATTTATACGGGGCAGGCGTGATCAAATACCGAACCAGCGATAGACGATTTTAATAATTTAAAATTCTATTTAGTTACAAATCTTTGTAATGGTTTGTCTCTAAAAAAATTGTCTAATATTGATTCTGCCAATGCGATTGATAGAAGGGTCGGTACGGCATTCCCAATTTGCAAATTCCTATCACTTCTCGATCCATAAAACTTATAGTCGTCGGGGAAACATTGAATCCTTGCACCTTCTCTCGTTGTTAGTGGCCTTGGTGCTTTCGGATGAATACATCTTGATGATGAGGGAGTACTTAAATTTCTGGTTATAGTCGTTGATGGTCTTTTCCACCAAAGACGGCAATAAGTATTTTTGAAACCTGATGTTGGGCGCAAGTTTTCCGGTAAATCCTCTGGCGTTCCGCCGTCTGGCAATAATTCCATTATTTTTACCAATTTTGGATTATTGTTTGGCGAATTATGATCCATTAATTTTGTTGGTGCATTTTTACGCATAAACTTTTGAAAATCATTTTGTGGCTCGGAAGAATACTCAAAGCTTTCTTCGCTTGATTTAATAAATGGTAAATCACTTATTGCTTCTTCAAGCGTTAAATATGGTTTGAGTTCTTTATTGAATAGGTCGGGCGTTTCTTCCGGATTGTAATGTGTAGGTTCTGGATATTGAAAATTAGTTTCAAGTTTTGAACCAATAATAACAACCCTTTCTCTGATTTGTGGCGCGCCATAATCGGCGGCATTCAAAAGTTTATATTGCACCTTATATCCAAGCGATTCAAAAAGTGAAATGATTGTTTTTAATAATTCGCCGCCTTGCATTGATAAAAGCCCTTTTACATTCTCAAAAAGAAAAAGTTTAGGATTAAATTCTTTTAGAACCCGATAATATTCTTGAAAAAGTTTTCCTCTTGGGTCATCAATCAATCTTTTTCCAACAGTTGAATATGCCTGACAAGGCGGTCCACCAACGATAATGTCAATCTCGTTCGCTTTGATATTCAAATCTTTTTCAATTTTTTGTGCATTAAAATCTTTTATATCTTCGACATAGACTTTTGCCGTCTGATGATTCAGAGAGTATGCTTTTGCCATATTTGGTAAAATTTCGTTTGCTGCCACTATTTCAAAATTATCATCATGAGCAAAGCCATAACTTAAACCACCAACACCAGAGAATAAATCAATAACTTTTAATTTCTTTTTCTTAATCATAAAAAATCCTAATCAAACTTCATATCCTTATATTCAATGGGCGGTTCTGTAATTTTCCAAACGAAATGATTCTGATCTATATTAAAAACCATTTGCCCTTCCATTTGCGGTCTTGTAATCCAATTTACACTATCATCTTCAATTTCATCCAACTTAATAAAGGCAACTTGACCATTATATAAATCAAAATGGATAGCCAATGTATGTTTTCCCGAATCATTAAAAACTTTTTTCG
Coding sequences:
- a CDS encoding DedA family protein, which translates into the protein MEGKKFYFNPAAAGQVMDIEVINNSVLRLLYEHRYIFALLGAILEGNFIMILSGVLFRLGFFDFWALAAVLIGGYFLNGIGWYLIGRIGGNVIVEKFMKRRKFGSKVIDKLELYFQKHSTKTIFLTRITYGISMFTFMIAGSLKMNLKKFLSASFIATIVWVLIMVSLGYGFGVGLQSLSRVTTGITFGLIVVIIILIILVSFSFIAWMRYLARTQFVKDLENHKSPFLSKIGEIITKSFHRKDKNIN
- the polX gene encoding DNA polymerase/3'-5' exonuclease PolX, with the protein product MINRDIAHILNNISEYLAMDDISFKPRAYEKAATSIEALDESVFDIYKAGGIKALENIPAVGFGIAQKIEEYIKTGKIKEYETLKKKIPVNLEELTAVQGIGPKSVLKLYKELNIRDIKDLEKAIKDKKIRKIEGFGQKSEENMSMSIRFLKNSNSRFPLGYVLYDLRKIEERIEKLSGVKKVLLCGSIRRMKEDVGDADILVAVSSDKIAKDVINYFINMPEVAHIYSHGNTKSSVKLRNHINFDLRVVAEESFGAAAQYFTGSKNHNIELRKIAIKKGLKLNEYGFSKEEEVYETLGLQWIPPELRENAGEIEASQQNKLPKLIGYQDLKGDLQMHSKWSDGQNTIEEMAKKAMAMGLEYIAITDHLRGTLGNLINEKDLLKQWEEIDKLNANYKKRGIKFRILKGGEVEILNNGKLFMRDEILEKLDVVGAAIHTHAKMTKEQMTEIYIKVMKNPNVDIIFHPTGRLIGIRPPREMDIGKIIRAAKETKTVLEIDAYYNRLDLKDEYARIAKNAGVKIAIDSDAHNISHFQYLELGIAQARRGWLEKKDVINAWPVEKMLEMLK
- a CDS encoding GIY-YIG nuclease family protein produces the protein MYYTYILQSQKDKTYYAGSTEDLKQRIKEHNNGRVIYTSSRKPYKLVFYCAFPEKEKAYQFEKYLKTGSGNAFFKKRLV
- a CDS encoding DNA cytosine methyltransferase, with the translated sequence MIKKKKLKVIDLFSGVGGLSYGFAHDDNFEIVAANEILPNMAKAYSLNHQTAKVYVEDIKDFNAQKIEKDLNIKANEIDIIVGGPPCQAYSTVGKRLIDDPRGKLFQEYYRVLKEFNPKLFLFENVKGLLSMQGGELLKTIISLFESLGYKVQYKLLNAADYGAPQIRERVVIIGSKLETNFQYPEPTHYNPEETPDLFNKELKPYLTLEEAISDLPFIKSSEESFEYSSEPQNDFQKFMRKNAPTKLMDHNSPNNNPKLVKIMELLPDGGTPEDLPENLRPTSGFKNTYCRLWWKRPSTTITRNLSTPSSSRCIHPKAPRPLTTREGARIQCFPDDYKFYGSRSDRNLQIGNAVPTLLSIALAESILDNFFRDKPLQRFVTK
- a CDS encoding O-antigen ligase family protein is translated as MLLKIEKLLFYLFLFLIPFQIRIFLNNNGEWNSIFIYLGDLIFLAVLVLWIINNKIPSHKLAIKNKKNIFLFLFLLIAFISVFVSSGTKISAFRFLKLLEFAILFIYIFHKKEAKILHILFYSGILQGILAITQFIKQGSINIKFIEAGVFSPDSPGVANFILNGDRILRSYGSFSHPNVLAGFLLMTIFAFYAIWQKKPINILRCIGFAVLVFAMFLTFSRTAIVVFGVMSLIFFLFEFFKLRKLEHTEQRLIDGKKLIKLFLLFIVSCLLAVMILFPCIKARFFTISLGEQAVDLRIFYNKMAIEMIKEKPILGIGVGNFVNYSQNYSAYLRAASKMIDVPRQDSGQLVPSWIYQPVHNIYLLIASEIGILGVLAFLGFVAIVLLDEIKKKSAFLLLTISFLILALLDHYFWTLQSGGIMFWLALALTQKE
- a CDS encoding DUF1858 domain-containing protein — translated: MKIDEALQKHPKIIAIFMKHGFHCLGCAAANYEDIESGAKVHGIDVDEFIKELNEVIEND
- a CDS encoding endonuclease Q family protein, whose protein sequence is MQYICDFHTHSKYSRATSKQADIDNFGKWAKIKGVDVLGTGDFTHPLWFRGLKERLIPAEDGLFKLKPSNGNNHNGNNHNETRFILTTEISSIYSKNGKTRKIHNIIFAPSFEVVEKINTHLGWIGNLKSDGRPILGLDAKELAKIVLGISPDCMVIPAHAWTPWFSIFGHFSGFDSIEECFEEYSKYIYAIETGLSSDPEMNWRWSKLDNITLISNSDAHSPHKIGREANIFEGEKISYNLITEAIKRKSDELKLVRTLEFFPEEGKYHWDGHRDCGVVLSPEESLKYNNLCPVCGKMMTIGVMNRVCQLADRKDDTKPANAIPFQKLIPLEEIIADVIGLGVGTKGVEAHYKNLIRVFGNEFNILLNVRKGELTGASSPEIAEGIEKVRQGKISIQPGYDGEFGKISVFGETEQRPKTNGGQEVLF
- the smpB gene encoding SsrA-binding protein SmpB; amino-acid sequence: MRQLKRRRQQEKMKALAENRRYSYDYEILETLEAGLVLFGFEAKAIKTGRVSLQGSFVTTKGGEMYLTNALIPPYQPANTPDDYNQLRPRKLLLRKSEISSLIGKLKVKGLTLIPIRLYTRKSKIKLEFGVAKGKRKIDKRESIKKRDIERELGRKIGGR